A genome region from Micromonospora peucetia includes the following:
- a CDS encoding 4-hydroxyphenylacetate 3-hydroxylase family protein, producing the protein MTRPLTGEEYVESLRDDRAVFLNGERVKDVTTHPAFRNPVRMTARLYDALHDPANREVLTAPTDTGSGGFTHPFYRTPHTVEDMVADQRAIAAWARMSYGWMGRSPDYKASFLGTLGANADFYAPYSDNAERWYRESQEKVLFWNHAIVHPPVDRNRAPDEVADVYIRVERETDAGLIVSGAKVVATGSALSHYNFIAHFGLPIRKKEFALIATVPMGAAGVKLICRPSYSATAAAVGTPFDYPLSSRLDENDTILVLDKVLVPWENVFVYGNLGKVQMFASQSGFAERFTFHGCTRLAVKLEFLAGLLAKALELTGTKDFRGVQSRLGEVLAWRNLFWGLSDAAARNPVQWKNGALLPNPQYGMAYRWFMQIGYPRVKEIIQQDVASGLIYVNSSAEDFHNPEIRPYLDRYLRGSDGSDAEQRVKVMKLLWDATGTEFGGRHELYERNYAGNHENTRVELLHAQTASGLLDGYKAFAEQCLAEYDLDGWTAPDLWAPER; encoded by the coding sequence GTGACCCGCCCGCTGACCGGCGAGGAGTACGTCGAGAGCCTGCGCGACGACCGTGCGGTGTTTCTCAACGGTGAGCGGGTCAAGGACGTCACCACCCACCCGGCTTTCCGCAACCCGGTGCGGATGACCGCCCGGCTCTACGACGCGCTGCACGATCCGGCCAACCGCGAGGTGCTGACCGCGCCCACCGACACCGGCTCGGGCGGCTTCACGCATCCGTTCTATCGCACCCCGCACACGGTCGAGGACATGGTCGCCGATCAGCGGGCGATCGCGGCCTGGGCGCGGATGAGCTACGGCTGGATGGGCCGCAGCCCCGATTACAAGGCGTCGTTCCTCGGTACGCTCGGGGCCAACGCCGACTTCTACGCGCCGTACAGCGACAACGCCGAGCGTTGGTACCGCGAGTCGCAGGAGAAGGTCCTCTTCTGGAACCACGCGATCGTGCACCCGCCGGTGGACCGCAACCGGGCGCCGGACGAGGTGGCCGACGTCTACATCCGGGTCGAACGGGAGACGGACGCGGGGCTGATCGTCAGCGGCGCCAAGGTGGTCGCCACCGGATCGGCGCTGAGCCACTACAACTTCATCGCGCACTTCGGCCTGCCGATCCGCAAGAAGGAGTTCGCGCTGATCGCCACCGTGCCGATGGGCGCCGCCGGCGTGAAGCTGATCTGCCGCCCGTCGTACAGCGCGACCGCGGCCGCCGTCGGCACGCCGTTCGACTACCCGCTGTCGTCCCGGCTCGACGAGAACGACACCATCCTGGTGCTGGACAAGGTGCTGGTGCCGTGGGAGAACGTGTTCGTCTACGGCAACCTCGGCAAGGTGCAGATGTTCGCCAGCCAGTCCGGTTTCGCCGAGCGGTTCACCTTCCACGGCTGCACCCGGCTCGCGGTCAAGCTGGAGTTCCTCGCCGGCCTGCTGGCCAAGGCCCTGGAGCTGACCGGGACCAAGGACTTCCGCGGGGTGCAGAGCCGGCTCGGCGAGGTGCTCGCGTGGCGCAATCTGTTCTGGGGGCTCTCCGACGCCGCCGCCCGCAACCCCGTGCAGTGGAAGAACGGCGCGCTGCTGCCCAACCCGCAGTACGGCATGGCGTACCGCTGGTTCATGCAGATCGGCTACCCGCGGGTCAAGGAGATCATCCAGCAGGACGTGGCCAGCGGGCTCATCTACGTGAACTCCAGTGCCGAGGACTTCCACAACCCGGAGATCCGGCCGTACCTCGATCGGTATCTGCGCGGGTCGGACGGCTCCGACGCCGAGCAGCGGGTCAAGGTGATGAAGCTGCTCTGGGACGCGACCGGCACCGAGTTCGGCGGCCGGCACGAGCTGTACGAACGCAACTATGCCGGCAACCACGAGAACACCCGCGTCGAGCTGCTGCACGCGCAGACCGCGTCCGGGCTGCTCGACGGCTACAAGGCGTTCGCCGAGCAGTGCCTTGCCGAGTACGACCTGGACGGCTGGACGGCCCCCGACCTGTGGGCCCCGGAACGCTGA
- a CDS encoding FAD-binding monooxygenase — MGKKPRRALVLGGSYAGLFAARVLTEQYDEVLIVDRDKLVGEHGPRRGRPQGKHINAMHVRGLQVTEELFPGFIDGLIADGCPTGDYAGSCRWYFNGRPLVREDIGYIAVPATAPLMERHLRERVEQLPRVRFVERHDIAGLEASPDRSRITGARLRDLDNDRDVLIEADVVVDATGRGSRTPAMLERFGYERVPEDRIKIDLGYVTQHYELDDDPWHGDLAIIPVAFPASPRGAIFTQTDHGKVELTTYGLLGDHPPTDQEGFYDFIRSLAIPDIADALKSARPIDEPVPFHYPVTLRRRYERMTRLPAGLLVTGDAVTSFNPVYAQGMTVAAVAALTLRRHLSPHGEPDPAAYFRDLARDCIDAPWEMTTTVDLIFPDVPGHRSLKMRMVQRYLRLVQVAATRDPKVTTAYLRAAGMVDTPQALMRPATLWRVLRGAFARTSSAGRPRQPALTRSS, encoded by the coding sequence ATGGGGAAAAAGCCACGCCGGGCGCTGGTGCTCGGCGGCAGTTACGCCGGCCTGTTCGCCGCGCGAGTACTGACCGAGCAGTACGACGAGGTCCTGATCGTAGATCGGGACAAGCTGGTCGGTGAGCACGGACCGCGCCGCGGCCGCCCACAGGGCAAGCACATCAACGCCATGCACGTCCGCGGCCTGCAGGTGACTGAGGAGCTGTTCCCCGGCTTCATCGACGGGCTCATCGCCGACGGCTGCCCGACCGGCGACTATGCCGGCTCGTGCCGCTGGTACTTCAACGGCCGGCCGCTGGTCCGCGAGGACATCGGCTACATCGCGGTGCCGGCCACGGCGCCGCTGATGGAACGCCACCTCCGGGAGCGCGTCGAGCAGCTGCCCCGCGTGCGGTTCGTCGAGCGCCACGACATCGCCGGGCTGGAAGCCTCGCCGGACCGCTCTCGGATCACCGGCGCCCGGCTGCGCGACCTGGACAACGACCGGGACGTGCTGATCGAGGCCGACGTGGTCGTCGACGCCACCGGGCGCGGCTCGCGGACCCCGGCAATGCTGGAGCGGTTCGGCTACGAGCGGGTTCCCGAGGATCGCATCAAGATCGACCTTGGGTACGTGACGCAGCACTACGAGCTGGACGACGACCCGTGGCACGGCGACCTGGCCATCATCCCGGTGGCGTTCCCCGCCTCACCACGCGGCGCGATCTTCACCCAGACCGACCACGGCAAGGTGGAGCTCACCACGTACGGGCTGCTCGGCGACCACCCGCCGACCGACCAGGAGGGCTTCTACGACTTCATCCGATCGCTGGCCATCCCGGACATCGCCGACGCCCTGAAATCGGCCCGCCCGATCGACGAGCCCGTTCCCTTCCACTACCCGGTCACGCTGCGCCGGCGGTACGAGCGGATGACCCGGTTGCCGGCCGGCCTGCTGGTCACCGGCGACGCGGTCACCAGCTTCAACCCGGTGTACGCCCAGGGCATGACGGTGGCCGCGGTGGCCGCTCTGACGCTCCGCCGGCACCTGAGCCCGCACGGCGAGCCCGACCCGGCAGCGTACTTCCGGGACCTGGCTCGCGACTGCATCGACGCACCGTGGGAGATGACCACGACGGTCGACCTGATCTTCCCGGACGTGCCCGGCCACCGTTCCCTCAAGATGCGCATGGTGCAGCGCTATCTGCGGCTCGTGCAGGTGGCGGCGACCCGGGACCCGAAGGTCACCACGGCGTACCTGCGGGCCGCGGGCATGGTCGACACCCCGCAGGCGCTGATGCGTCCCGCGACGCTGTGGCGTGTGCTGCGTGGCGCTTTCGCCCGGACATCCTCCGCCGGCCGGCCGCGTCAGCCGGCCCTCACCCGGTCGAGCTGA
- a CDS encoding molybdopterin oxidoreductase family protein: MTVSQEADRVLSGTRTAYRTCPLCEAVCGLRLTLDGDRVTSVTGDPDDPFSRGYMCPKGASLGRLDEDPDRLTGPMVRDGESWRPAGWDEAFAIVARGLEGVIAAHGREALAFFYGNPTFHTMAGVLYRGPLAMALGTRNVFSASTIDQMPKHVASGLMTGDPWAVAVPDLDRTDHLLIIGANPAVSNGSLCAAPDFVGRMRRIRERGGRIVVIDPRRTRTAELADEHVFVRPGSDPALLFAMVHTLLAEDRVTIRVPVAGLDRLRELAEPFTPEAVAPFCGVEPATIRRLARELASARTAAVYARIGTCTAEFGTLAQWLVDVLNVLAGNFDRAGGVMYAKPATAEVHKSPEPYVGGRWTSRVKGFPETLGEFPAATMVDEIAEPGPGQIKALVIVAGNPVLSTPDGGRLDEALAGLDFMVAVDPYLNETTRHADVILPPPRILQMPHYDFLISTIQVRNYSRYSPAVLPLEPGQRSEAEIMERLTLIAMGAGPEADPSGLPSQMLSMFPGLEPDQLDGDDGPDRLLDAMLRFGPYGLSLAQLREHPNGLDLGPLEPRLPEILKTPSGLVELAPEPLAEDTGRLRAAMSRPPAPMVLIGRRHLRSNNSWMHNVPRLIGGTNRCTLQIHPADVERLGLGDRARISSASGDLVVELEPTDTIMPGVVSLPHGWGHRRTGQKVAAGDAGVNVNELTGGVVDVPSGNAVFNGVPVAVEPHN; this comes from the coding sequence ATGACGGTGAGTCAGGAAGCCGACCGCGTCCTGAGCGGCACGCGGACCGCGTATCGCACCTGCCCGCTCTGTGAGGCCGTGTGCGGACTGCGCCTGACCCTGGACGGCGATCGCGTCACCTCGGTGACCGGCGACCCGGACGACCCGTTCTCCCGGGGCTACATGTGCCCGAAGGGCGCCAGCCTGGGCCGGCTCGACGAGGACCCGGACCGGCTCACGGGTCCGATGGTGCGCGACGGCGAGTCCTGGCGCCCGGCCGGCTGGGACGAGGCGTTCGCGATCGTGGCGCGCGGCCTGGAGGGGGTGATCGCCGCGCACGGGCGGGAGGCGCTGGCGTTCTTCTACGGCAACCCGACGTTCCACACCATGGCCGGCGTCCTCTACCGGGGACCGCTGGCCATGGCGCTGGGCACCCGCAACGTGTTCTCGGCGAGCACCATCGACCAGATGCCCAAGCACGTGGCGTCCGGGCTGATGACCGGCGACCCCTGGGCGGTGGCGGTGCCCGACCTCGACCGCACCGACCACCTGCTCATCATCGGCGCCAACCCGGCGGTGTCCAACGGCTCGCTCTGCGCCGCGCCGGACTTCGTCGGACGGATGCGGCGGATCCGTGAGCGCGGCGGCCGGATCGTGGTGATCGACCCGCGGCGCACGCGGACCGCCGAACTGGCTGACGAGCACGTCTTCGTCCGGCCGGGCAGTGACCCGGCGCTGCTGTTCGCGATGGTGCACACGCTGCTGGCCGAGGACCGGGTCACGATCCGCGTGCCGGTCGCCGGGCTGGACCGGCTGCGGGAGCTGGCCGAGCCGTTCACCCCGGAGGCGGTCGCGCCGTTCTGCGGTGTCGAGCCGGCGACGATCCGGCGGCTCGCCCGTGAGCTGGCCTCGGCGCGGACCGCGGCCGTCTACGCCCGGATCGGCACCTGCACCGCGGAGTTCGGCACGCTCGCGCAGTGGCTGGTCGACGTGCTCAACGTGCTGGCCGGCAACTTCGACCGGGCCGGCGGGGTGATGTACGCCAAGCCGGCCACCGCCGAGGTGCACAAGAGCCCCGAGCCGTACGTCGGTGGCCGCTGGACCAGCCGGGTGAAGGGCTTCCCCGAGACACTCGGCGAGTTCCCGGCGGCGACGATGGTGGACGAGATCGCCGAGCCCGGCCCCGGCCAGATCAAGGCACTGGTCATCGTGGCCGGCAACCCAGTTCTGTCCACTCCGGACGGTGGCCGCCTCGACGAAGCGTTGGCAGGCCTCGATTTCATGGTGGCGGTCGACCCTTACCTGAACGAGACCACTCGTCACGCCGACGTGATCCTGCCGCCGCCGCGCATCCTGCAGATGCCGCATTACGACTTCCTCATCTCCACCATCCAGGTACGCAACTACTCGCGCTACTCGCCGGCGGTGCTGCCGTTGGAGCCCGGGCAGCGCAGCGAGGCCGAGATCATGGAGCGGCTCACGCTGATCGCGATGGGGGCGGGCCCCGAGGCGGATCCGTCCGGGCTGCCGTCGCAGATGCTGTCGATGTTCCCGGGCCTGGAGCCGGACCAGCTCGACGGCGACGACGGCCCGGATCGGCTGCTCGACGCGATGCTGCGTTTCGGCCCGTACGGGCTGAGCCTTGCCCAGCTGCGCGAACACCCGAACGGCCTCGACCTGGGCCCGCTCGAACCGCGGCTGCCGGAGATTCTGAAGACCCCGTCCGGCCTGGTCGAGCTGGCCCCGGAACCGCTCGCCGAGGACACCGGCCGGCTGCGTGCCGCGATGAGTCGGCCGCCCGCTCCGATGGTCCTGATCGGGCGCCGCCACCTGCGCTCGAACAACAGTTGGATGCACAACGTGCCCCGGCTGATCGGCGGCACGAACCGGTGCACGCTGCAGATCCATCCGGCCGACGTGGAGCGGCTGGGGCTCGGCGACCGGGCGCGGATCAGCTCCGCCTCCGGCGACCTGGTGGTCGAGCTGGAACCGACCGATACGATCATGCCGGGAGTGGTCAGCCTGCCGCACGGCTGGGGCCACCGTCGTACCGGGCAGAAGGTGGCTGCCGGTGATGCCGGGGTGAATGTAAATGAATTGACCGGCGGCGTCGTGGACGTGCCATCCGGAAACGCGGTGTTCAATGGCGTTCCGGTGGCTGTTGAACCGCACAATTGA
- a CDS encoding amino acid adenylation domain-containing protein has product MTAEVVHRLIRQRAPEGVALRWESEEFTLRDLRVRAARIAGALVGLARRPVAVRVPPGPDRYAALLGVLSAGAHVVWFGTGAAGERGRMILDDVRPATVLTAGAPDDLVTWYAAHTGITPVDVTDLPEASTPDPDVRPDDWAYLAHTSGSTGRPKGVPQTHAALAQFSLWFASAFGLAPGVRVAQWVHPEHDPAICETFAALVSGATLCPVPEKARVHPSRMLDWLGAERVDVFQTVPSFARELARASGPRPLPLRRLVLMGEAVPPDLVAALHSTSPEIELYNLYGPTETVAATWHHIPRGGPRVVPIGRAIPGREVLLLDDADTEADEGEMVVLSRYVTPGYLGSGRDHPAFRPVAGRGPGPWYRTGDLGRRRPDGLLEFRGRRDQQVKIQGHRIELAEIEAVLGAHPSVAECAVLAVPTDDGIVTSLVAYVVSHEDDPPQKQWRAHVRQRFGDVLLPLRFRIVPYALPRTATGKVDGRRLRGV; this is encoded by the coding sequence ATGACTGCGGAGGTGGTACACCGTCTCATCCGGCAGCGCGCCCCCGAGGGAGTCGCTCTCCGGTGGGAATCCGAGGAATTCACTCTGCGGGACCTGCGCGTACGTGCGGCTCGGATCGCCGGCGCGCTCGTCGGTCTGGCCCGTCGCCCGGTCGCCGTACGGGTGCCACCCGGCCCGGACCGCTACGCGGCGCTGCTCGGCGTGCTGAGTGCCGGCGCCCACGTGGTCTGGTTCGGCACCGGGGCGGCCGGCGAGCGCGGCCGGATGATCCTGGACGACGTGCGCCCGGCCACCGTGCTCACCGCCGGCGCCCCGGACGACCTCGTCACCTGGTACGCCGCGCACACCGGCATCACACCCGTGGACGTGACGGACCTGCCCGAGGCGTCCACGCCGGATCCGGACGTACGGCCGGACGACTGGGCCTACCTCGCGCACACGTCCGGGTCCACCGGACGGCCCAAGGGCGTGCCGCAGACCCACGCGGCGCTGGCCCAGTTCAGCCTCTGGTTCGCCTCGGCCTTCGGGCTCGCCCCGGGCGTACGGGTGGCGCAGTGGGTGCACCCCGAGCATGATCCGGCGATCTGCGAGACGTTTGCCGCCCTGGTGTCCGGGGCGACGCTGTGTCCCGTACCGGAGAAGGCCCGCGTTCACCCCAGCCGGATGCTCGACTGGCTCGGCGCCGAACGCGTCGACGTGTTCCAGACCGTGCCGAGCTTCGCGCGTGAGCTGGCCCGGGCGAGCGGCCCGCGACCGTTGCCGCTGCGACGGCTGGTGTTGATGGGCGAGGCGGTCCCGCCCGATCTCGTGGCAGCACTGCACAGCACGTCCCCGGAGATCGAGCTGTACAACCTCTACGGCCCCACCGAGACGGTGGCGGCGACCTGGCACCACATCCCGCGGGGCGGGCCCCGGGTGGTCCCGATCGGCCGGGCCATCCCCGGGCGCGAGGTGCTGTTGCTCGACGACGCGGACACTGAGGCGGACGAGGGGGAGATGGTGGTGCTGAGCCGGTACGTCACTCCGGGCTATCTGGGTAGCGGGCGCGACCATCCCGCGTTCCGTCCGGTCGCCGGGCGTGGTCCCGGTCCGTGGTACCGCACCGGGGATCTGGGCCGGCGGCGGCCGGACGGGCTGCTGGAGTTCCGCGGCCGCCGCGACCAGCAGGTGAAGATCCAGGGCCACCGGATCGAGCTCGCCGAGATCGAGGCCGTGCTCGGCGCGCACCCGTCGGTGGCCGAGTGCGCCGTGCTGGCCGTTCCCACCGACGACGGCATCGTCACGTCGCTGGTGGCCTACGTGGTGTCGCACGAGGACGACCCGCCGCAGAAGCAGTGGCGGGCGCACGTGCGGCAGCGGTTCGGCGACGTGCTGCTGCCACTGCGGTTCCGGATCGTGCCGTACGCGCTGCCGCGCACCGCGACCGGCAAGGTCGACGGTCGGCGGCTGAGGGGTGTCTGA